The genomic window AGATCCCTCGCGTTATCTATTCAAATATTCTATGATTGAAATCCAATACTTCGAcatcaaatatttacaattcaCTCTATGTTGACGTACAGAATTGATTAACATAAGTTAAATGTTTCATTTAGATTAAAAGCTCATAACAAATAGTTAAAGGTCTGTAGTTCGACTCcaattccaattaaaaattgtattaaaagaataaaaatttgaaaaaaaatcgcataatattattaaattattaattagtacaTTTTGTATAggaactaataatattttaaatacaaaacaaaaatacatgaaCTAAACTACAAAAGTTCTAACCTATAAtcacaatataaatatataataataatctataatttacatttcattaaaaagagGTGATACGAAAAAGGCATTTATCATTtatgttgtttaaaatatttacatcaatattaatatattattttaattaaattttaaaattacaataactaCAGGATGTAACAGAAATCATTGTTATGTTATAACTATGTCCAATATATGTAATCAGTACTTTTATACGTAAGaacatgatgtaaatattatctatttctTATGAATGGGATCGAATTGGAAATTTCACAATGAGTTCTATTGAATTGAATTGGAattcaatcggaatgaattggaaatttgaatcgGAATTCGATCGGACTTTTTGAACAGGGCTACAATTCAAGAACTTGATTGAAATTGgaatagaaaaataatgaatataagcactcagaagtaaaaattttcgtattaatgacaattaatttattttgactcAAGAAACGCGTGGAAATCTTCTTATGACTCGGGTCAGAGAAGTGACATTTAACgccataaatcatttttatttctggtacatcctataattttttttttattaatatattattaaatcaattgtGGAatgtatgaatttatttaataaaattatatggtattaaaaattatttttatttttataatttaaaatacaaaaaaaaagttttgaggtTATGTCtagaataaaatatcatttacctATTGGGTAGGTGTgaacaagaattttatttatttccgtgtaattttaaaattgtcaaaatttttaaatatatcctctttattttcaatcttatttatttgaaataatttgaaatatagatatttttttatcaataaaaattaattcaatttaaatgataattattgacaaaaccaccaaagaatttttttaaaattttttttataattataacacaaaaaaataggCAAGTTATTTATagtcctaaaaatttttatacaattttagcCTAGCAAGATTTATCGATCGTTTTATGagcattgaaatattttttcaattcttctaGAGGATTATTGTCTTATGAGATAATTCATTGACCTTCTCACCTTCGAAATTTTTAAGCGACACttctaaacaaaattaaatttttacaaaattttcaatagtcaTAAACAATTGCGATAAGAATTTTGTCTagacttataaatattattaacgaTACAAatactattattgttattatcacgattaaaacaaatatttttgtttaaaaaaaaaattatattattttaaacccaaacattaaaaaatatatttaatttaataattagtgacatattaagttaattaatatattttttattttcttcgtaAAATTTCCTTGAATCAGGTCTCAATAATTCACAatcacttaatttaaaaaaaaaaaacagttatcacgcattgtataataaatcatttctattataaatgaatcGAAGTCTTAAAATTCTTTAACACATAACCTCACTTTTGAAAACTTACACTGGGACAAAACAAAGATAACGTTATACTTACTTAGTATAAGCGTTCTTTGTTTAGAACTTTCCTTCTTCCTTTTAGTCCACCATTAAtggttgggttttttttttcgtcaacGAATTCAATACCAACATTGTAAATATCACAAATAACTAAGTATTAAAGTTATACGCATGTGCGTTGAAGTTAACCAATCCACGTGCGTCGATTCatccataaaaaaatgtttattaaaaacttaaaaataactaaaaataatacttttttttattaattcactagttttctataaaaaaatattctttttgcgtctatatatttttttctgtgaTGTGTTACCATgtttctccaaaaataaaacaaaaaacagaacTGTCAACAACCAAATGaaccaaaaaaacaataaaatattcacacacacacacacgacACATGCGCAACGCATGCGTACAAGATCATTTTGTATATTCatttgttgtatatttatacGTTGCATTTATTCCTGTATCATATGTTTGTCCATTTACTAATTTCTTAAGCTCATGTGTCTTACAAACAACATCCATTTTGgtattttgtaatttcatatTTCGTATTAAACACCAAATTAGTacacaacaaattaaaaataagaccATAATAGCAACTGATAAAAATATTGTCCAATGACCGGACGAAGATGGCGTCTGTTGtgtgaattttatatttgaattgtaCGTTTGTATTAACAGGTATGCGTCATCAATTGAGATATTTCGCTGTTTggcgaaatttaaaatttctaaacttAAAGCACATTCACATGTTTCGCAATCATTTTTAACTCGATAACCATACTCACATTGTAAATTACAATCGAATAATGGATCACAGTTTTGTAGGTTATAATCATCACTGACAGTTGTGGATTGAATACGTTTTACCTCACTATTACCCTCACAAAAATGTGCAATACATTTTAAATCACCCATTTCACAAGTACAAACGGTACAATAATCCGGGGACCATTTTCCACCGTTAAGGACTAGCTCCCCGGTGCTTGTAATACAAGTATTGCTTGTGTTACTATCATCCACGGTTTGTACTTGACTGCGATTATTACAATTACTTAATCCAAAACATTCCACTCCAATACCATTGTAACAAGTACAATTTTGGCAATTTTCAATCCACCACGTATTATGATCGATTAAGGTTCCATCGATTGCCTTACATGGggttatacatttataaataggaCAACATAAGCCTGGTTCACCAGGTAGTCCTGGTtccatttcaattaatttgGCATCCGGATCACATTGTTTTGGAATACATGGCTTACATTCGCAACGATTATCGTGTGTT from Chrysoperla carnea chromosome 2, inChrCarn1.1, whole genome shotgun sequence includes these protein-coding regions:
- the LOC123292341 gene encoding uncharacterized protein LOC123292341, with amino-acid sequence MMWKINSYLILLFCVQFVNFSGTSGLLAPPKPDNKLITNEEISHHLLDENGGIRENEDFLPIITSQSKTENKLSINDHHLLNENDGIRENDEFSLIRVLSNNTQSNDIITTSSSDKECPHDSFLTHDNRCECKPCIPKQCDPDAKLIEMEPGLPGEPGLCCPIYKCITPCKAIDGTLIDHNTWWIENCQNCTCYNGIGVECFGLSNCNNRSQVQTVDDSNTSNTCITSTGELVLNGGKWSPDYCTVCTCEMGDLKCIAHFCEGNSEVKRIQSTTVSDDYNLQNCDPLFDCNLQCEYGYRVKNDCETCECALSLEILNFAKQRNISIDDAYLLIQTYNSNIKFTQQTPSSSGHWTIFLSVAIMVLFLICCVLIWCLIRNMKLQNTKMDVVCKTHELKKLVNGQTYDTGINATYKYTTNEYTK